TGGACCATACACCAAAAGCAACCACCAGCAAATGTAGCGAGTTCCAACTTGTGCTTATTCATCGTTTACTTCCCTCCTATTAACTAATGGATTCTATTATATATCATGCAATAAAACTTAGAAAGTATACAGCTTTTTATAAATAGTCTCTTACTTATCTTCCACATCATTTTCTTTAATAAACCTTGACACATTCTATAACATTCCTTAGTCTTATTAAAAGGATACTTTGATAGTACGGAGGAAACTAGGTTGAATAATCGTCAAGAAAAGATGTATGAAATGGAAGCCCTAATGCGTGATGTATATAAGAAAACTCGTCACGAAATGAATCAAGTTTATGATAATGAAATGTCTAGAAATGAATTTTTCATTTTAAAAACTTTGTACGAACTTGGTCCAAAAAAGTCATCTGACTTATCCAAAATACTAAATGTTTCTGCTTCTCATATTACAGCGGTAACTGACTCTCTTATCGAAAAAAATTGGATTGAGCGCGTTCGTTCTGTCAAAGACCGTAGAATTGTTGATATTCATCTAACGGAAAATGGGAAGAAAATTCTTGAACAGTATGAAAAAAAGAAAACAGACTTTTTGTTAGAAAAGTTTAATGATTTTAGTGATGAAGATATTGCAAACTTCATTATCTTATTTAAAAAACTATTAAAAGAATAGTGTATATTTATTAAACGCTGTAGGTTTGAGAGGAACTCCCAAACCTACAGCGTTTTTACATATAAAAAAATAATTTATACATACTAAAGAAAATAAGAATTATTACGGAGGTCAGAATAATGTCTTCACCATATTTATGCCCAAATTGTAAAACAAATAGAACCAGGTTTAATATTATTGAACAACTTGCAAAACCGGTTAAATTAAACCCACAAACAGGAGATATAGTAGAAGAGCTCCAGCAGTCAAATTTAGATCCGTTCCATGTTTCATATAAAGGTCCTAATTATCGAGTACAGTGCGGTACTTGTGGTCTAATTGAAGACGAAATATCATTTATTAAAAGAGCACAGATTAATCAGTCTTACTAACATAACGAAAATAAGTGGAATAGAATCTTTTATGATCAGATCTATTCCACTTTTTCTTCACTCACTATTTTGAGTCATATTAAAAAACATCGGGTCTTCTTTTTTTTCATTTTTTGAGGATTTCTCATCTTTCTTCCCCATTTTCCCATCTGATTCATAACTTAATTTTTTATTTTTGTTTTTCAACCTTATCTCTCCTTTGCATAAGAACTACCATCATTTTTTCCATTTAAGATGAAATTATGTAGACGATGAATAAACGAAGAGCTGTCCTACCACAGTCTGATTGAAGAGGGATTTGAAGTATCGATTGAACTAGTTTTACAATAAATTACTGTAAAGATCATTAATGAATTTTTAATTCATTTTTAATTTTTTAAGATCATGTACAGATTCTGTAAAAAGTCTATGCACACCTGAAATTTCCATTATTATTAAGTTGAGCCAACTGGTTCACATATAAATTACTCAACGTTACATGGGAGGAAAAGACAATGAATAAAAGTTTATTATTAAAAGTTGGAGCTTCTTTACTTGCTGTATTTTTAATGGCTGCATGTA
This genomic stretch from Metabacillus sp. B2-18 harbors:
- a CDS encoding MarR family winged helix-turn-helix transcriptional regulator, whose product is MNNRQEKMYEMEALMRDVYKKTRHEMNQVYDNEMSRNEFFILKTLYELGPKKSSDLSKILNVSASHITAVTDSLIEKNWIERVRSVKDRRIVDIHLTENGKKILEQYEKKKTDFLLEKFNDFSDEDIANFIILFKKLLKE
- a CDS encoding DNA alkylation repair protein, yielding MSSPYLCPNCKTNRTRFNIIEQLAKPVKLNPQTGDIVEELQQSNLDPFHVSYKGPNYRVQCGTCGLIEDEISFIKRAQINQSY